In the Streptomyces sp. WMMC940 genome, TGCGGTGATCACGCGCGTCTGACGGCGCATCCGCGGCGCGGCCTCGAATGACGCATCATATGGGCGTTTTCTGCCGTTATCGTGAGGCCCGTGACGACGACCGCCCACGCCCCGGTGGCGACCCCGGCCCGGGTGCTGCTGCCACTGATCGTCCCCGCGATCGTCGTCGGCGTCGCCTCGAGTCTGCTGCTGCTCGGCCTCACCGAGCTCTCGCGGCTGCTCAAGGGCGTCCTCTGGGAGCTACTGCCCGACGCGATCGGCGTCGGGCGCTACTCGGTGCCGTGGACGATCGCCGTGCTCACCGGGACGGGCCTCGCGGTCGGGCTCGTGGTGTGGAAGGTGCCCGGGCACGCCGGCCCCGACCCCGCCACGACCGGGCTCGTCGACCCCCCGATGCCCCCCTCGGTGGTGCCCAGCCTGCTGCTGACGGCCGTGCTCGGACTCGCGGGCGGGGTCAGCCTGGGCCCGGAGAACCCGATCACCGCGGCCAACATCGCACTCGCCGCCTGGCTGGGCGGCAAGGCCATGCGGGGGTCCGGCGCGGAACTCTGGGCCGCCCTGGCGGCGGCCGGCACGGTCGGGGCACTCTTCGGAACCCCCGTGGCGGCGGCGCTGATCCTCACCGAGTCCCTGGCCTCCCGCCCCGCGCCCGGCGCGCTGTGGGACAAACTGTTCGCCCCGCTGGTCGCGGGCGGCGCCGGATCGCTGACCACCGTCCTGGTCGCCCATCCCACCTTCGATCTCGACCTCCCCGCGCTGAGCGGATCCCGCTGGGGCGACGTACCGGCCGCGCTCGCGGTCTCCTCGCTCGGCGCGCTGATGGGTATGGCGGCCGTCCGCGTCTTCCCGTACGCGCACGCCGCCTTCCGGAAGCTCGGGCACCCGGTGGCGGCGATCACCGCGGGCGGGCTGGTGCTGGGGCTCCTCGGTGCACTGGGCGGGCAGCTGACCCTCTTCAAGGGCCTGGAGGAGGTGAGGGTGCTGGCGGCGGACCCGTCGGGCTGGTCCTCGGGGCAGTTCGCGCTGATGACCGTCGTCAAGCTCGCAGCCCTCACCATCGCGGCCACCTGCGGCTTCCGGGGCGGCCGGATCTTTCCCAGCATCTTCGTGGGCGTGGCCCTGGGGCTCGGCGTGAGTGCGCTCGTCCCCGAGGTGCACACCACGGTCGCGGTGGTGTGCGCCGTCCTCGGGGTACTGCTGGCGATCACCCGGCAGGGCTGGCTCAGCCTGTTCACCGCGGCCGTCCTGGCCGCCGACGCCCATGTGCTCCCGCTGCTGTGCGTCGCCCTGCTGCCGGCCTGGCTGCTGGTGACCGGGCGGCCCCAGATGCAACTCCACGACGACGGCACCCCACTGCGCTGAAAGGCGATCGGACATGGCACTGCACAAGGTCGGTAGGCATCCTGAGGAGAGCAGGGAACGGCGCAGGCTGTCGCTCAATCCGTTCTACGGGGCGGCCGATCCACTGGGGTCGATGACCCTGGCCCCGCCACAGCACCGGCTGCCGAAAGGTCCGATGGCGCCCGCGACCGCCTACCAGTTCGTGCACGACGAGTTGATGCTCGACGGGAACTCACGGCTCAACCTGGCCACGTTCG is a window encoding:
- a CDS encoding ion channel protein; protein product: MLLPLIVPAIVVGVASSLLLLGLTELSRLLKGVLWELLPDAIGVGRYSVPWTIAVLTGTGLAVGLVVWKVPGHAGPDPATTGLVDPPMPPSVVPSLLLTAVLGLAGGVSLGPENPITAANIALAAWLGGKAMRGSGAELWAALAAAGTVGALFGTPVAAALILTESLASRPAPGALWDKLFAPLVAGGAGSLTTVLVAHPTFDLDLPALSGSRWGDVPAALAVSSLGALMGMAAVRVFPYAHAAFRKLGHPVAAITAGGLVLGLLGALGGQLTLFKGLEEVRVLAADPSGWSSGQFALMTVVKLAALTIAATCGFRGGRIFPSIFVGVALGLGVSALVPEVHTTVAVVCAVLGVLLAITRQGWLSLFTAAVLAADAHVLPLLCVALLPAWLLVTGRPQMQLHDDGTPLR